In Methanobacterium paludis, the following proteins share a genomic window:
- a CDS encoding ferredoxin-thioredoxin reductase catalytic domain-containing protein, which yields MSGVSDITDDEVDVFYKKLKKQIESVGYHLNPDVDFTKELLRSIIVNEKRYGYGACPCRLASGDKTEDYDIVCPCDYRDPDLTDYGACYCGLYVSGKILSGEDKLTSIPERRPSPDERVEERAKLKAQQATETISTLKMPVWRCKVCGYLCAREEPPEICPICKVSKVRFERFI from the coding sequence ATGAGTGGTGTATCAGACATCACCGATGATGAGGTCGATGTATTTTACAAAAAGCTTAAAAAACAAATAGAATCTGTAGGATATCACCTCAATCCTGATGTGGATTTCACAAAGGAACTTTTGAGAAGTATAATCGTAAACGAGAAACGCTACGGCTATGGTGCATGCCCCTGCAGGCTGGCATCGGGGGATAAAACGGAAGATTATGATATTGTCTGCCCATGTGATTACAGAGACCCCGATCTAACGGATTATGGTGCCTGTTACTGTGGGCTGTACGTTTCAGGGAAAATTTTGAGCGGTGAGGATAAGTTAACATCCATACCTGAGAGAAGACCTTCTCCTGATGAACGTGTAGAGGAACGTGCAAAATTAAAGGCGCAACAAGCTACTGAAACTATATCTACCCTGAAAATGCCTGTTTGGAGGTGTAAGGTTTGCGGATACCTCTGTGCAAGGGAAGAACCGCCTGAAATCTGCCCTATATGTAAGGTTTCCAAGGTGAGGTTTGAAAGGTTCATTTAA
- a CDS encoding glycosyltransferase family 2 protein gives MKLITIIPAYNEEVAIKNVVETALAYSDVLVVDDGSTDRTSQLAKEAGAEVFKHPQNEGKGAAIKTGLKTGLEHGYNTFVVLDGDGQHDPNDIPSLTSAINGAEVVIGSRFKKNLPENIPIQRKLSNAITTKFMRYVTGYTLTDSQCGFRAISNDAAKLFLDIKYDDYVYESEMFYVASKNNITIEEASISCKYGDEKSYVTWRSVLNYIFFILMILLRKLKESIKL, from the coding sequence ATGAAATTAATAACAATAATTCCCGCTTATAACGAAGAAGTAGCCATAAAAAATGTTGTAGAAACTGCTTTAGCGTATTCTGATGTTCTGGTGGTTGACGACGGCTCAACAGATAGGACTTCCCAACTTGCAAAGGAAGCTGGTGCAGAAGTATTTAAACATCCACAGAATGAAGGTAAAGGCGCTGCCATAAAAACAGGTCTTAAAACTGGATTGGAACATGGATACAATACTTTTGTTGTGCTCGATGGAGACGGCCAACATGACCCCAACGATATTCCATCCTTAACTTCTGCCATTAATGGAGCAGAGGTTGTAATAGGTTCTAGATTCAAAAAAAACTTACCAGAAAACATACCTATACAAAGAAAGCTTTCAAATGCCATTACAACCAAATTTATGCGTTATGTAACAGGTTACACTCTTACAGACAGCCAATGTGGATTTAGAGCAATTTCAAATGATGCTGCAAAATTATTTTTAGACATAAAATACGATGATTATGTCTATGAATCGGAAATGTTTTATGTGGCATCAAAAAATAATATAACCATCGAAGAAGCATCAATATCCTGTAAGTACGGTGATGAAAAATCATATGTCACATGGAGAAGTGTATTGAACTATATTTTCTTCATTTTAATGATTCTTTTAAGGAAATTAAAGGAGAGTATTAAACTTTGA
- a CDS encoding UPF0104 family protein has protein sequence MKQLYVLFVSLILLVLLVLWIGPSNIITAVKTANIWLILLAVLIHLVVIGVRSVRWGFIIKQPYEFKKNYVVKTIGLFAGNFSPARTAGELMNAVAGKRINKISLSEGLSAGLTERFFDIIICAILLILASYFMPKIRYMALIGGLASFTVVLLIYFINWREDSSLWIYEKIHPLISRLPIKKEVLDNLYTKFTTGLRGMIEYTNSFSNFKNLSFVFTLSAVSWLLECIRLLTVFYAFNVKISFSAIVIIFLLANIVGIVTALPGGMGSIEISLTGLFVLFGVSGSLAGSIALVDRLASFWVVSVLGIIFASYYARDILGEIKRYTLDLKTSK, from the coding sequence TTGAAACAGTTATACGTTCTTTTTGTTAGTTTAATCCTTTTAGTTTTGCTGGTACTGTGGATAGGTCCATCGAACATAATCACTGCAGTGAAAACAGCAAATATCTGGCTTATCTTGCTTGCAGTTTTAATCCATCTTGTTGTCATAGGTGTGAGGTCTGTGAGGTGGGGTTTCATAATAAAACAGCCCTATGAATTCAAAAAAAATTACGTTGTAAAGACTATTGGACTTTTTGCAGGAAATTTCAGTCCTGCTAGAACTGCAGGAGAACTCATGAATGCAGTGGCAGGCAAAAGGATCAACAAGATAAGTTTATCAGAGGGACTTTCAGCAGGGCTTACTGAAAGATTCTTTGACATTATAATATGTGCCATACTACTTATTTTAGCATCCTATTTTATGCCCAAAATACGTTATATGGCATTAATTGGAGGATTAGCGTCATTTACTGTTGTTTTACTTATTTACTTCATAAATTGGAGGGAAGATAGCAGTTTATGGATATATGAAAAAATTCACCCATTAATAAGCAGGTTACCTATTAAAAAGGAAGTACTTGATAACCTGTACACCAAATTCACAACAGGATTGAGGGGAATGATCGAGTACACCAATTCCTTCAGCAACTTCAAAAACCTTTCATTTGTATTTACGTTGTCCGCAGTTTCTTGGCTGCTCGAATGTATCCGACTTTTAACTGTTTTCTACGCATTCAACGTTAAAATAAGTTTTTCAGCCATTGTGATCATATTCCTACTTGCTAACATAGTCGGCATCGTAACGGCCCTTCCTGGAGGAATGGGATCCATAGAAATATCTCTCACAGGTTTGTTTGTGTTATTTGGAGTTTCTGGATCTTTAGCGGGCAGTATCGCCCTGGTCGATAGGTTAGCATCTTTCTGGGTTGTAAGTGTCCTTGGAATAATTTTCGCATCCTACTACGCAAGGGACATCCTCGGTGAGATCAAAAGGTACACCCTGGATCTGAAGACTTCTAAATGA
- the thiC gene encoding phosphomethylpyrimidine synthase has product MTQMQQALKGQITDEMKKVAEMEDIDIHKLVRGLAEGRIIIPKNIEGKSRAVGIGKGLATKINANVGSSSELEKVKWEVEKAKAAVKYGADTVMDLSTGQDYEKVRKAIMESVDVPIGTVPIYEAGITASKKRGAVINMDEDDMFHAIENQAKAGVDFITVHCGITMDLIEKVKTSNRIMGIVSRGGSFLAAWILKNQEENPLYSNYDYLLEIAAEYDVTLSLGDGLRPGCLHDASDVPQIQELVTLGGLVERAREKGVQVMVEGPGHVPINQIQANMQIQKTVCKEAPFYVLGPLVTDLAPGYDHITSAIGGAIAAASGADFLCYVTPAEHLAIPNVEDVKDGVIASKIAAEAADVAKGVGNAWKRELEMAHARKDFDWEKQFELAFDHEKPRKCRGRKPTEEDMCTMCGEFCALRLVRDNI; this is encoded by the coding sequence GTGACTCAGATGCAGCAGGCCCTAAAAGGCCAGATCACAGATGAAATGAAAAAAGTAGCGGAAATGGAAGACATTGATATTCATAAACTCGTCAGAGGATTGGCAGAGGGACGTATCATCATTCCAAAAAATATTGAGGGCAAAAGCAGAGCTGTGGGGATTGGTAAGGGTCTCGCCACCAAGATCAATGCAAACGTTGGATCCTCTTCAGAACTTGAAAAAGTGAAATGGGAAGTTGAAAAGGCAAAAGCTGCCGTAAAATATGGTGCAGATACAGTAATGGATTTGAGCACAGGTCAGGACTATGAAAAGGTTCGAAAAGCCATAATGGAATCTGTTGATGTTCCAATAGGCACAGTACCAATTTACGAGGCAGGTATTACAGCTTCAAAGAAAAGGGGCGCGGTTATAAACATGGATGAAGACGATATGTTCCATGCCATAGAAAACCAGGCCAAGGCAGGTGTAGATTTTATAACTGTGCACTGTGGAATAACCATGGACTTGATTGAAAAGGTTAAAACGTCCAACAGGATAATGGGAATTGTGAGCAGGGGTGGGTCGTTCCTGGCAGCGTGGATACTCAAGAATCAGGAAGAAAACCCACTTTACAGCAATTATGATTATCTTCTGGAAATAGCAGCAGAATACGATGTGACTTTAAGTCTTGGAGATGGATTAAGGCCGGGATGCCTCCATGATGCATCGGATGTGCCTCAGATTCAGGAACTTGTAACACTGGGGGGGCTTGTTGAAAGGGCCAGAGAGAAGGGAGTTCAAGTGATGGTCGAAGGGCCGGGGCATGTTCCAATAAACCAGATACAGGCAAACATGCAGATCCAGAAGACAGTCTGTAAAGAAGCACCATTTTATGTCTTAGGACCACTTGTAACTGATCTTGCGCCCGGTTACGATCATATAACCTCTGCAATAGGCGGAGCAATTGCAGCAGCATCTGGTGCTGACTTCCTGTGTTACGTTACACCTGCAGAACACCTTGCAATACCCAACGTTGAGGATGTTAAAGACGGTGTGATAGCATCTAAAATAGCTGCTGAAGCAGCTGATGTTGCAAAGGGCGTAGGAAATGCTTGGAAACGAGAACTTGAAATGGCCCATGCAAGAAAAGATTTTGACTGGGAAAAACAGTTTGAACTTGCCTTTGACCATGAAAAACCCAGAAAATGCAGGGGACGTAAGCCCACCGAGGAGGATATGTGCACCATGTGTGGGGAGTTCTGTGCTTTAAGGCTTGTGAGAGATAATATTTAA
- a CDS encoding MFS transporter: MEENFKDSKSKIGWTALIIVSLSAFVIALDSTFMNVAITTLVKDLNTTVSVIQTIISVYTLTMASLMLIGGKMQDVLGKKRAFLIGASIYGVGTAIAALSINSFMLLIGWSILEGVGAALMTPATASIITGTYSGKDRAFALGIWTAMAGVAAAIGPLIGGFLTTFFSWRWGFGLELIVIAAILINSHKIKYFPPTMKKSQIDIIGGILSASGLLLIVLGVLSLNSLKRWEQAPFLIGGGVLVLSLFYIREKRRVKGDKKPLTDIRLFKDRNFTLGTLSRLIMQLALAGAVFVLPVFLQGVLGADAFTTGLVLLPLTVGLLIFSIASSKISSYISPRRMISMGFLVGMAGSLLLRYQFNLNTQITDLIPGTFLIGVGLGLSIPPTANLILSSAGADKQADASGVMTTGANLGSSIGTALIGVVLLLGTFSGLSTAVQQNFPNEYSKQEVQQNLMTWVEKMKTVDIPGLKENEKSTAYIVVNSTLSSAMKSAFDSVSIVMLLGFILSLFLRPPKPNKGFIPP; encoded by the coding sequence ATGGAAGAAAATTTTAAGGATTCAAAATCCAAGATTGGCTGGACTGCCCTCATAATTGTTTCTTTATCTGCTTTTGTAATAGCCCTTGATTCCACATTTATGAACGTTGCAATCACAACCCTTGTCAAGGATCTAAACACCACGGTAAGTGTTATACAAACCATTATTTCAGTTTATACCCTAACAATGGCATCTTTAATGCTTATAGGCGGTAAGATGCAAGATGTTCTGGGGAAAAAAAGAGCATTTCTTATAGGGGCATCTATCTATGGTGTTGGAACTGCAATTGCCGCTTTAAGTATTAATTCGTTCATGTTACTAATTGGCTGGTCTATACTGGAAGGTGTAGGTGCTGCCCTCATGACACCAGCCACTGCATCAATTATCACAGGAACCTACAGTGGAAAAGACCGCGCCTTTGCACTTGGGATCTGGACCGCCATGGCTGGGGTGGCAGCAGCTATTGGCCCACTTATTGGAGGTTTTCTCACCACATTCTTCAGTTGGAGATGGGGTTTTGGACTGGAACTGATTGTGATAGCTGCAATACTTATCAACTCCCACAAAATAAAATACTTCCCACCCACAATGAAAAAATCTCAAATAGACATCATAGGAGGAATATTATCCGCTTCAGGATTGTTATTAATAGTTTTAGGAGTATTAAGTCTTAATAGCCTTAAAAGGTGGGAACAAGCACCATTTCTCATAGGGGGAGGAGTATTAGTCTTATCTTTATTTTACATCAGAGAAAAGAGAAGAGTAAAGGGGGATAAAAAACCTCTAACCGATATCAGGTTATTTAAAGACAGAAATTTCACCCTGGGAACCCTGAGCAGATTGATAATGCAACTGGCGCTGGCCGGTGCCGTATTTGTACTACCTGTTTTCTTACAGGGAGTGCTCGGTGCAGATGCATTCACAACAGGTCTGGTTCTTCTACCTTTAACTGTTGGTCTATTAATATTTTCCATAGCTTCTTCCAAAATATCATCCTATATTTCACCTCGCCGTATGATCTCTATGGGATTTTTAGTAGGTATGGCAGGCAGCCTGTTGCTCCGCTACCAGTTCAACCTGAACACACAGATTACAGATCTTATACCTGGAACATTTCTGATTGGGGTTGGATTGGGACTATCAATTCCGCCCACTGCAAATTTAATATTATCTTCTGCAGGAGCAGATAAACAGGCCGATGCATCTGGTGTGATGACAACAGGAGCTAATCTAGGATCATCCATTGGAACAGCCCTTATAGGTGTTGTACTCCTGCTTGGAACATTCAGCGGTTTATCCACTGCAGTACAACAGAATTTTCCCAATGAATACTCCAAACAAGAAGTTCAGCAGAACTTAATGACATGGGTAGAAAAGATGAAAACAGTAGATATTCCTGGTTTGAAGGAAAATGAAAAATCAACTGCTTACATCGTTGTAAATTCCACCCTAAGCTCCGCCATGAAAAGCGCTTTTGATAGCGTCTCAATAGTTATGTTGCTAGGATTTATATTATCCCTATTTTTAAGGCCCCCAAAGCCCAATAAGGGCTTTATACCTCCATAA
- a CDS encoding PAS domain S-box protein — protein sequence MSGSKRLPELHGKKERDLFESEAYYRAIFENTGAATLFLDEDASITLVNNEFQKLTGYLQKDLDGKKWLDIISDEDSERVDKYHNLRMINPKSAPRNYEFRFKKKDGSIGDAFITIATIPGTKKSIASFIDITERKKAEKSLMLSQERYRAIVEDQKDMISRFLPDGTLTFVNEAQCKFFGVDKEPIIGSSFFDFLSVDGRRRIEEFIKSISKKNYKGMTEDVWKYSNGEMKWIRWYYSVIFKDKCDIAEIQASGRDITDLKESERKLKESEKKFRTLAETASDAIFIADSSGKLTFCNDAALSLYGYKKGELAGKQVEMLVPEETRLNFEKGFERYNIDNKYTFIGNMHEILGLRKDGSKFPIDISLSTWKINGKRYITSIIRDITQRNESEKRIRFQANILENVWDSVIVTDLHGKIIYWNKGASSIFGYSPEEAIGSDMALICHNTDKKQFERDLDHVLNGKDCVKENECMRKDGSKVWMDVRVTKMLDSNGNLAGFLNVSKDITERKKSQNDISAALEEKEMLLEEIHERVTKYMQMIADLFQLQLDIEHTNNSESLDSKSRVKSISMIYDGLIQSDDFGIIDFSEYIRNLIKGIIDSYGVDENIIKFDITFDSILDIYTAIPCGLISNELVTNSIKYAFPKGINGKICIDFNRDDYGNCVLTIEDNGVGFPEGLDFESTNRIGLKLVKTLVKQLNGTIDLVQNNGTKFQIKFKELEY from the coding sequence ATGAGCGGATCCAAAAGACTTCCAGAACTGCATGGAAAAAAAGAAAGAGATTTGTTTGAATCAGAAGCTTATTATCGGGCAATATTCGAGAATACGGGGGCTGCAACTCTATTTTTAGATGAGGACGCATCGATAACGCTGGTAAATAATGAATTTCAAAAGCTCACAGGTTACTTGCAAAAGGATTTAGACGGTAAAAAATGGTTAGATATAATTTCTGATGAAGATTCTGAAAGAGTCGATAAATACCATAATTTGAGGATGATTAATCCAAAGTCTGCCCCCCGCAACTATGAATTCCGATTCAAAAAAAAAGATGGCAGTATTGGAGATGCTTTTATAACCATAGCAACCATTCCGGGTACAAAAAAAAGTATAGCATCATTTATAGATATTACCGAGCGTAAAAAGGCTGAAAAATCACTTATGTTGAGTCAAGAAAGGTACCGTGCTATTGTGGAAGATCAAAAAGACATGATAAGCCGTTTTCTGCCAGATGGAACTTTAACATTTGTTAATGAAGCCCAATGCAAATTTTTTGGTGTAGATAAGGAACCCATAATAGGAAGCAGTTTCTTTGATTTTTTATCAGTAGATGGTCGTAGAAGAATTGAAGAATTCATAAAGTCAATTAGCAAGAAAAATTACAAGGGAATGACCGAAGACGTTTGGAAATACTCAAATGGGGAAATGAAGTGGATACGGTGGTATTACAGTGTTATATTCAAAGATAAATGTGACATTGCTGAAATTCAGGCTTCTGGGCGGGACATCACAGATCTTAAGGAATCTGAAAGAAAGTTAAAGGAAAGTGAAAAGAAATTCCGAACTCTTGCAGAAACTGCAAGTGACGCAATTTTTATAGCTGATTCATCTGGTAAGTTAACATTCTGTAATGATGCCGCACTATCCTTATATGGTTATAAAAAAGGAGAATTAGCTGGAAAACAGGTTGAAATGCTGGTGCCTGAAGAAACAAGGCTTAATTTTGAAAAAGGTTTTGAACGATACAACATAGACAATAAATACACTTTTATAGGGAATATGCACGAAATTTTGGGTTTAAGAAAGGATGGAAGCAAGTTTCCCATTGATATTTCCCTTTCCACATGGAAGATCAATGGAAAGAGGTACATAACTTCTATAATTCGTGATATAACCCAGAGAAATGAATCAGAAAAACGGATTAGGTTCCAGGCAAATATTTTGGAAAATGTTTGGGACTCTGTTATTGTAACGGATCTCCATGGGAAAATTATTTACTGGAATAAAGGTGCAAGTTCTATCTTTGGCTACTCTCCTGAAGAGGCAATTGGAAGTGATATGGCACTAATTTGCCATAATACAGATAAAAAACAGTTTGAAAGGGATTTAGACCATGTATTAAATGGAAAGGATTGTGTGAAGGAAAATGAATGCATGCGGAAGGATGGTTCCAAAGTTTGGATGGATGTTAGGGTAACCAAAATGCTTGATTCAAATGGAAACCTCGCAGGATTTTTGAATGTTTCAAAGGACATTACAGAACGTAAAAAAAGTCAAAACGATATAAGTGCAGCTCTTGAGGAGAAAGAGATGTTGTTGGAAGAGATCCATGAAAGGGTCACTAAGTACATGCAAATGATAGCTGACTTGTTCCAACTTCAATTAGATATAGAACATACTAATAATAGTGAAAGTTTGGATAGCAAAAGCCGTGTTAAATCAATTTCTATGATTTATGATGGGCTTATCCAGTCAGATGACTTTGGAATAATTGACTTCTCAGAGTACATAAGAAACCTTATAAAAGGTATAATAGACTCTTATGGGGTTGATGAGAATATTATAAAGTTTGATATAACTTTTGATAGCATACTAGATATTTATACGGCTATTCCATGTGGACTCATTTCAAATGAACTGGTTACAAATTCCATAAAGTATGCATTTCCCAAAGGAATTAATGGCAAAATTTGCATTGATTTTAACAGAGACGACTATGGAAACTGTGTATTAACTATTGAAGACAATGGAGTAGGTTTCCCGGAAGGTTTAGACTTTGAAAGTACCAATAGAATCGGTTTAAAACTTGTAAAAACTCTTGTAAAACAGTTAAATGGTACAATAGATCTTGTACAAAATAATGGTACTAAATTTCAGATTAAATTTAAGGAATTAGAATACTAG
- a CDS encoding glutaredoxin family protein, protein MPMQHVDGENKGKLVLFALSTCQWCKKTRMLIEELGTEYDYIYVDLLKGDERTEIVEEIKKWNPQLSFPTLVVNDEKVIVGFKEDEIKENLA, encoded by the coding sequence ATGCCAATGCAGCACGTAGATGGTGAAAATAAGGGTAAATTAGTTCTTTTTGCTTTAAGTACATGTCAATGGTGTAAAAAAACCAGAATGTTAATTGAAGAACTTGGAACAGAATATGATTACATATACGTTGATCTCTTAAAAGGAGATGAGAGGACGGAGATCGTAGAAGAAATTAAAAAATGGAATCCACAACTTTCTTTCCCAACACTTGTTGTCAACGATGAAAAAGTCATAGTTGGATTCAAAGAGGATGAAATCAAGGAGAACCTGGCATGA
- a CDS encoding DNA-binding protein, which produces MEDHYIFRIALITSIIGLVGMIFFAGQIMPREVKISDISRGMLDEDVAVEGVVENIGKAKGSNTYFLDLMEGTGKTTLVIFDSTATDLQKEQNLTVQSMDKQRINVVGTVSEYKGSTELILKDSKSLKVIS; this is translated from the coding sequence ATGGAAGACCATTACATATTCAGGATCGCCCTCATAACATCGATCATTGGATTGGTTGGAATGATATTTTTTGCGGGACAGATAATGCCTCGGGAGGTAAAAATAAGTGATATAAGCAGGGGAATGCTCGACGAAGATGTGGCGGTTGAAGGTGTTGTTGAAAACATTGGTAAAGCCAAGGGCAGCAACACATATTTTCTTGATCTAATGGAGGGTACAGGAAAGACTACCTTGGTTATTTTTGACAGCACAGCAACTGATCTTCAAAAAGAACAAAATTTAACTGTTCAAAGTATGGATAAGCAGCGAATAAATGTTGTGGGTACTGTAAGTGAGTACAAAGGCAGCACTGAATTGATATTGAAGGATTCCAAATCTCTGAAGGTAATTTCTTAG
- a CDS encoding helix-turn-helix transcriptional regulator: MVDIEDIFEIYENTKDDMKFFTASEVRAKILISLTEGPKNLADLRSDIHRSPSTILHGMNQLREKELVFRESGQYSLSQTGEILTNKIIDTTRAVNSVNTCKCLFLNHEIKSIPQSLIKDIGCLSNAYTVKSTSIDILKPHTTLSNLLSKTKNVKHLSSVFYPQIAELFLKVIENNVKLDLILTEEVLNKFIGMVGVEKLKKPILAGDLKLWIVNDGMKIFFTMGDNFISMGLFSTEGSYDVNVFLISENENCDGEEAISWGNRLFNHYLRSAKEFKLES, translated from the coding sequence ATGGTGGATATTGAGGATATATTTGAGATCTATGAGAATACTAAGGATGATATGAAGTTTTTCACAGCATCTGAGGTTCGGGCAAAAATACTCATAAGCTTGACTGAGGGGCCGAAGAACCTTGCGGATCTTAGGAGTGACATTCATCGTAGCCCATCCACAATTCTACATGGAATGAATCAACTTAGGGAGAAAGAACTTGTCTTTAGGGAGTCAGGGCAATATTCACTTTCTCAGACCGGGGAAATATTGACCAATAAGATAATAGACACAACGAGGGCCGTTAATTCCGTGAACACCTGTAAATGTCTGTTTTTGAACCATGAGATAAAGTCTATTCCTCAGAGCCTTATTAAAGATATTGGCTGTTTGAGCAATGCTTATACCGTAAAATCAACATCTATAGACATATTAAAACCGCATACAACCCTTTCAAATCTTTTATCAAAAACAAAAAATGTTAAACATCTATCATCGGTGTTTTATCCTCAGATTGCAGAATTATTCCTTAAAGTCATTGAAAATAATGTTAAACTTGATCTTATACTCACCGAGGAGGTTTTGAACAAGTTTATTGGAATGGTCGGCGTTGAAAAACTGAAAAAACCAATTTTGGCAGGAGATCTCAAATTATGGATTGTAAACGATGGTATGAAAATTTTCTTCACAATGGGAGATAACTTCATTTCCATGGGACTTTTTTCAACTGAAGGATCCTACGATGTTAACGTTTTTTTAATCAGTGAAAATGAAAATTGTGATGGTGAAGAGGCAATTTCATGGGGAAACAGACTTTTTAACCACTATTTAAGGAGTGCTAAAGAATTTAAGTTGGAATCCTAA
- a CDS encoding ATP-dependent DNA ligase: MKYMELVEVYEALDSTTKRLEKTSILAKFFKIMGNEEPELLPIVTLMSLGRIFPTWSEEELGLGSKLLMKAISLVAGVGPDDVENMTRDAGDIGLAAETLLKRKQQSTLFARQPLTIEKVHSNLIKITKISGNRAQNKKMEILRELFSSASPKEAKYITRTVLEELRVGVGEGTIKDAISEAFEVEKTAVERAHMLTNDLGLVAEVAKEEGEEGLGKLTLKPGKPVKPMLAQLSPGIKISVEEMGWALCETKYDGIRVQIHRLGDDINIFTRRLENISNAVPEIVEYIRKSLPACDFIVEGEIIVTRDGKPISFQYILQRVRRKYDIEKMREKVPLKLYLFDVLYYDGPQIDTPFEERRRILESIVTVTEHKLELSSQVKTTPEEIWKAEDLFTASIKGGHEGIMIKDPHAPYMPGIRGKKMLKLKAVPETLDLVIVGGTYGKGRRAHVIGSYLLAVRDENNDFKTLAHAATGLDDNMLIELSRMVEPLIVKKMGRKVEITPSIILEIAYSEIVKSPEYESGYSLRFPVVKRIREDIGLDDIDTVERVDSMFKEV; this comes from the coding sequence ATGAAATATATGGAGCTTGTGGAAGTTTATGAAGCATTGGATTCCACAACTAAACGGCTTGAGAAAACCTCAATTTTAGCGAAGTTCTTTAAGATCATGGGAAACGAAGAGCCTGAACTTCTCCCAATTGTTACTTTGATGTCACTTGGAAGAATATTTCCAACATGGAGTGAGGAAGAACTCGGATTGGGTTCTAAACTTCTTATGAAAGCAATATCTCTGGTTGCTGGTGTGGGCCCTGATGATGTTGAAAACATGACGAGGGATGCAGGGGATATAGGCCTGGCTGCAGAGACACTCCTCAAAAGAAAGCAGCAGTCAACTCTTTTTGCAAGGCAACCATTAACCATTGAGAAGGTTCACAGCAACTTAATAAAGATAACAAAGATATCGGGAAACAGAGCCCAAAATAAGAAGATGGAAATTTTAAGGGAGTTATTCTCATCTGCATCACCTAAAGAGGCCAAATACATAACAAGAACAGTTTTAGAAGAGTTAAGAGTTGGAGTGGGTGAGGGAACAATAAAAGATGCCATTTCAGAGGCATTTGAAGTTGAAAAAACCGCTGTTGAGCGGGCACACATGCTCACAAACGATCTGGGGCTTGTTGCAGAGGTAGCAAAGGAAGAAGGTGAGGAAGGACTTGGAAAACTTACTCTGAAACCCGGAAAGCCTGTTAAACCCATGCTTGCACAGTTATCACCAGGTATCAAAATCAGCGTAGAAGAAATGGGATGGGCTCTCTGTGAAACAAAATATGATGGTATACGGGTTCAGATTCACAGATTGGGAGATGATATCAACATATTCACCCGAAGACTTGAAAACATTTCAAATGCAGTACCTGAAATCGTTGAATACATAAGAAAATCGTTACCTGCCTGTGACTTCATTGTTGAAGGTGAAATAATTGTTACCCGAGATGGAAAACCAATTTCATTCCAGTACATACTCCAGAGGGTTAGGAGGAAGTATGATATTGAGAAGATGAGGGAGAAGGTTCCTCTGAAACTCTATTTATTTGACGTTCTTTACTACGATGGGCCTCAGATTGATACTCCGTTTGAGGAGAGGCGAAGGATACTTGAATCAATTGTAACTGTTACAGAACACAAGCTTGAACTTTCCAGCCAGGTCAAAACAACACCTGAAGAAATATGGAAGGCTGAAGATCTTTTTACAGCATCCATAAAAGGTGGGCATGAGGGTATAATGATAAAGGATCCACATGCACCATATATGCCTGGTATACGGGGTAAAAAAATGCTTAAATTAAAGGCAGTACCTGAAACTCTTGATCTTGTTATTGTTGGCGGAACCTACGGCAAAGGGAGGAGGGCTCATGTTATAGGTTCTTATTTACTTGCGGTTAGGGATGAAAACAATGATTTCAAAACTTTAGCCCATGCAGCAACAGGACTGGATGATAACATGTTAATTGAACTTTCCAGAATGGTTGAACCGCTTATTGTGAAGAAGATGGGTCGAAAGGTTGAAATAACTCCTTCAATAATTCTTGAGATTGCCTACAGTGAAATAGTGAAAAGTCCAGAATACGAGAGCGGTTACTCCTTGAGGTTCCCTGTTGTCAAGAGGATAAGAGAAGATATTGGTCTTGATGATATTGATACTGTTGAAAGGGTTGACTCCATGTTTAAAGAAGTTTAA